The Streptomyces sp. NBC_01275 genome has a segment encoding these proteins:
- a CDS encoding propionyl-CoA synthetase — translation MGTYEDVFRASTEDPESFWLKAAEDIDWDVAPQRALDSSGAPFYRWFPDGRLNVCFNALDRHVEAGRGEQPALVYDSPVTDTRRTYSYAQLRDEVAAFAGALAGLGVGHGDRVVIYMPMVPEAAIAMLACARIGAVHSVVFGGFAPRELALRIDDAAPKVVVSASCGIEGKRVIAYKPLLDRAIQLAVHKPEKSVILQRPQEQAELGPDDLDWADLVAAAPPADCVPVPATDPLYILYTSGTTGKPKGVVRDCGGYAVALHWSMRAVYDVGPGETMFTGSDVGWVVGHSYIVYAPLLAGATTVLYEGKPVGTPDAGQFWRVAAEHRVKTMFTAPTAFRAIRKEDPKGTLTAGYDLTGLRHLFLAGERLDPETYHWATALLGIPVIDHWWQTETGWPIVANPVGIETAPLKPGSPTRPLPGWDVRVLDASGEPAPPGVDGAIVVKLPLPPGALPTLWQDDERYIASYLSAYDGYYLTGDSGHIDDDGYVFVMGRTDDVINVAGHRLSTGSMEEALAAHPDVAECAVIGVADALKGQVPRGFVVLKAGVDREPGEVEAELVQLVRERIGAVASLKDVAVVAALPKTRSGKILRKTMRGIADGHDEPIPSTVDDPGVIEALRPVLRPAGHTP, via the coding sequence ATGGGAACGTACGAGGATGTCTTCCGCGCCAGCACCGAAGACCCTGAGAGCTTCTGGCTGAAGGCTGCGGAGGACATCGACTGGGATGTCGCTCCGCAGCGCGCCCTGGACTCTTCGGGCGCGCCCTTCTACCGCTGGTTTCCCGACGGGCGGCTCAACGTCTGTTTCAACGCGCTCGACCGGCACGTCGAAGCAGGCCGGGGCGAACAGCCCGCGCTCGTCTACGACTCACCCGTGACCGACACCCGGCGCACCTACAGCTACGCGCAGCTGAGGGACGAGGTGGCGGCCTTCGCCGGAGCGCTGGCGGGGCTCGGCGTGGGTCACGGCGACCGGGTGGTGATCTATATGCCGATGGTCCCGGAGGCCGCGATCGCGATGCTGGCCTGCGCACGGATCGGCGCGGTGCACTCGGTCGTCTTCGGCGGGTTCGCCCCGCGCGAACTCGCCCTGCGCATCGACGACGCGGCCCCCAAGGTGGTCGTCTCCGCCTCGTGCGGCATCGAGGGCAAGCGGGTCATCGCGTACAAGCCCCTGCTCGACCGGGCGATCCAACTCGCCGTCCACAAGCCCGAGAAGAGCGTGATCCTGCAACGCCCGCAGGAACAGGCCGAGTTGGGGCCCGACGATCTCGACTGGGCCGACCTGGTCGCCGCCGCGCCGCCCGCCGACTGCGTTCCCGTCCCCGCAACCGACCCCCTCTACATCCTCTACACCTCCGGAACCACCGGAAAACCCAAGGGAGTCGTGCGTGACTGCGGCGGCTACGCGGTCGCCCTCCACTGGTCCATGAGAGCCGTCTACGACGTCGGCCCGGGCGAGACGATGTTCACCGGCTCCGATGTCGGCTGGGTCGTCGGACACTCCTACATCGTCTACGCGCCCCTGCTGGCCGGCGCCACGACGGTCCTCTACGAAGGCAAGCCGGTCGGCACCCCGGACGCGGGCCAGTTCTGGCGCGTCGCCGCCGAACACCGGGTCAAGACGATGTTCACCGCGCCCACCGCCTTCCGCGCCATCCGCAAGGAGGACCCGAAGGGAACGCTCACCGCCGGCTACGACCTGACCGGCCTGCGCCACCTCTTCCTCGCCGGCGAGCGCCTCGACCCCGAGACCTACCACTGGGCGACCGCTCTGCTGGGCATCCCGGTGATCGACCACTGGTGGCAGACCGAGACCGGCTGGCCCATCGTCGCCAACCCCGTCGGCATCGAGACCGCGCCCCTCAAACCGGGTTCCCCGACGCGACCGCTGCCGGGCTGGGACGTCCGCGTCCTCGACGCCTCGGGCGAGCCGGCACCGCCGGGCGTCGACGGGGCGATCGTCGTGAAGCTCCCGCTGCCGCCCGGCGCACTCCCCACGCTCTGGCAGGACGACGAACGCTACATCGCCTCCTACCTCTCCGCCTACGACGGCTACTACCTCACCGGCGACAGCGGTCACATCGACGACGACGGCTACGTCTTCGTCATGGGCCGCACCGACGACGTCATCAACGTCGCCGGACACCGGCTGTCCACCGGCAGCATGGAAGAGGCCCTGGCCGCCCACCCCGACGTCGCCGAATGCGCCGTCATCGGCGTCGCCGACGCCCTGAAGGGACAGGTACCGCGCGGCTTCGTCGTCCTGAAGGCCGGCGTAGACCGCGAACCGGGCGAGGTCGAGGCCGAACTCGTCCAGCTCGTACGCGAGCGCATCGGCGCCGTCGCCTCCCTCAAGGACGTCGCGGTCGTGGCCGCCCTCCCCAAGACCCGCTCGGGAAAGATCCTGCGCAAGACGATGCGCGGCATCGCCGACGGTCACGACGAGCCCATCCCCTCCACGGTGGACGACCCCGGCGTCATCGAGGCCCTTCGCCCCGTTCTCCGCCCCGCCGGTCACACCCCGTGA
- a CDS encoding alkene reductase yields the protein MLNALWNPTAVGEISLPHRLAMAPLTRNRATPDGVPTELNAEYYAQRASHALIVTEGTQPSADGQGYPATPGIYTDEHIAGWRKVTDAVHKADGRIVIQLMHAGRISHPDNTPHHRQAVAPSAVRPAGDMFTMSGLKEMPVPRELSTEEVAATVDDFRRAAAAAIAAGADGVEIHGANGYLVHQFLSTNANQRTDSYGGSVENRIRFAVEIATAVADEIGAGRTGIRISPGNPFNDIAESDTHELYPALVRALAPLDLAYLHIGHGGDDELLHTLRKLWPSTLVLNRAGTDIATRAKDVEDGVADVVTVGTMALANPDLVARIRAGAPLNTPDPATFYGGGAAGYTDYPTHTA from the coding sequence GTGCTCAACGCCCTGTGGAACCCGACCGCCGTCGGAGAGATCTCCCTGCCCCACCGGCTGGCCATGGCCCCCCTGACGCGCAACCGCGCCACCCCGGACGGCGTGCCGACCGAGCTGAACGCCGAGTACTACGCCCAGCGCGCCTCGCACGCCCTCATCGTCACCGAGGGCACCCAGCCCTCCGCCGACGGCCAGGGCTACCCGGCGACCCCGGGCATCTACACCGACGAACACATCGCCGGCTGGCGCAAGGTCACCGACGCCGTACACAAGGCCGACGGACGCATCGTCATCCAGCTCATGCACGCCGGGCGCATCTCCCACCCGGACAACACCCCCCACCACCGGCAGGCGGTAGCCCCTTCCGCCGTCCGGCCGGCGGGTGACATGTTCACCATGTCCGGGCTCAAGGAGATGCCGGTCCCGCGCGAGCTGTCCACCGAGGAGGTCGCCGCGACGGTCGACGACTTCCGGCGCGCCGCCGCGGCCGCGATCGCCGCCGGCGCCGACGGCGTCGAGATCCACGGAGCCAACGGCTACCTCGTGCACCAGTTCCTCTCCACGAACGCCAACCAGCGCACCGACAGCTACGGCGGCTCCGTCGAGAACCGCATCCGTTTCGCGGTGGAGATCGCCACCGCGGTGGCCGACGAGATCGGCGCCGGCCGCACCGGCATCCGCATCTCCCCCGGCAACCCCTTCAACGACATAGCGGAAAGCGACACGCACGAGCTGTACCCGGCACTCGTACGCGCCCTCGCCCCTCTCGACCTCGCCTACCTGCACATCGGCCACGGCGGCGACGACGAACTCCTGCACACTCTCCGCAAGCTGTGGCCGAGCACCCTGGTCCTCAACCGGGCCGGCACCGACATCGCCACCCGCGCCAAGGACGTCGAAGACGGCGTCGCCGACGTCGTCACCGTCGGCACCATGGCCCTCGCCAACCCCGACCTCGTCGCGCGCATACGCGCCGGCGCACCCCTGAACACCCCCGACCCCGCCACGTTCTACGGCGGCGGCGCGGCCGGCTACACCGACTACCCCACCCACACCGCCTGA
- a CDS encoding SpoIIE family protein phosphatase yields the protein MGTDAHVFLSELARGLAPRADQLVDVALRSLRDALPQLWKYEDIAALAPMALSEHVDAVLDFLDRGLDMTEVRTPPAAIEFACRLAEHGVPISQLLRVHRLVHAALLDQFYTETARVAGTQELVNATTVTLSAMAFEYADRTAEQAVAAYQRQRDRWLQRRLIMVNEAGTRIGTTLDTTRTAQELADVGADHLADLVTVDLLSSALQEEGTYAAARPATLRRIAQALSDGCPDPAVGTGQTHTYPKGSDPARVLATGQPLRLRIRADDVPAWLATSADHEPALRALDLRSMLLVPLWARGSPLGLAQFARCRTADPFDDELLLAQEIASRAAVNIDNARRYTQERSTALTLQRSLLPQHEPEESAVETASRYLPSGSRAGVGGDWFDVIPLSGARVALVVGDVIGHGLHAAATMGRLRTAVRTLADIDLTPDELLTHLDDVVIRLQREEERDTDEISATCLYAVYDPVSRTCSLASAGHLPPAVATPSTAAAESRTVAFPELPVGPPLGLGGLPFETAQFELPQGSRLVLYTDGLVQSRSRDVDTALALLRDVLARAPASLEETCDELLSALLPSRPADDVALLVAQTGALDADHVATWDLPSDPAVVSQARVHASDQLTAWGLKEMAFTTELVVSELVTNAIRYGKSPIQLRMILQSALTCEVSDASSTAPHLRRARVFDEGGRGLLLVAQLTEHWGTRHHREGKVIWAEQLITASLSEASSALA from the coding sequence ATGGGAACCGACGCCCATGTCTTCCTCAGCGAACTCGCTCGGGGCCTCGCACCCCGAGCGGATCAACTGGTCGACGTGGCGCTGCGAAGCCTGCGCGACGCGCTTCCGCAGCTGTGGAAGTACGAGGACATCGCCGCCCTGGCGCCGATGGCATTGTCCGAACACGTCGACGCCGTACTGGATTTCCTCGATCGCGGCCTCGACATGACCGAGGTCAGGACACCGCCCGCCGCCATCGAGTTCGCCTGCCGGCTCGCCGAACACGGGGTGCCGATCAGTCAGCTCCTGCGCGTCCATCGGCTCGTCCACGCCGCTCTGCTTGATCAGTTCTATACAGAAACGGCCCGTGTGGCCGGGACCCAGGAGCTGGTCAACGCGACCACGGTCACACTGAGCGCGATGGCCTTCGAGTACGCCGATCGCACGGCGGAACAGGCTGTCGCGGCCTACCAGAGGCAACGCGACCGCTGGCTGCAGCGGCGGCTGATCATGGTCAACGAGGCCGGGACACGGATCGGGACCACCCTGGACACCACCCGCACCGCCCAGGAACTGGCAGACGTCGGCGCCGACCACCTCGCCGACCTCGTCACCGTCGACCTCCTGTCCTCCGCTCTCCAGGAGGAGGGGACGTACGCGGCGGCCCGTCCTGCGACGCTCCGCCGCATCGCCCAGGCGCTCTCGGACGGCTGCCCGGACCCCGCAGTCGGCACAGGGCAGACGCACACCTACCCGAAGGGCTCGGATCCGGCTCGCGTACTGGCCACCGGACAGCCCCTCCGGCTTCGTATCAGAGCCGACGACGTCCCCGCATGGCTGGCGACGTCGGCGGACCACGAGCCGGCCCTGCGCGCCTTGGACCTCCGCTCCATGCTCCTGGTCCCGCTGTGGGCCCGCGGAAGCCCCTTGGGACTCGCACAGTTCGCCCGCTGTCGAACCGCTGACCCCTTCGACGACGAGCTGCTGCTGGCGCAGGAGATCGCGTCCCGAGCGGCGGTGAACATCGACAACGCCCGTCGCTATACCCAGGAGCGTTCCACCGCGCTCACCCTCCAACGCAGCCTGCTGCCGCAGCACGAGCCGGAGGAGTCCGCCGTCGAGACGGCATCGCGCTACCTGCCCAGCGGATCGCGGGCGGGCGTGGGAGGCGACTGGTTCGACGTGATACCGCTCTCCGGAGCCCGCGTCGCACTCGTCGTGGGCGACGTGATCGGCCATGGCCTGCATGCCGCGGCCACCATGGGCCGGCTGCGGACGGCCGTCCGCACACTGGCGGACATCGACCTGACCCCCGACGAACTGCTGACCCACCTCGACGACGTGGTCATCCGCCTGCAGCGCGAGGAGGAACGGGACACGGACGAGATCAGCGCCACCTGCCTGTACGCGGTCTACGACCCGGTCTCCCGCACGTGCTCCCTGGCCAGCGCCGGACACCTTCCGCCGGCCGTGGCGACTCCGTCCACCGCCGCCGCCGAGTCCCGTACAGTCGCCTTCCCCGAGCTGCCGGTCGGACCGCCCCTGGGCCTGGGCGGACTCCCCTTCGAGACCGCCCAGTTCGAACTGCCGCAGGGCAGTCGGCTGGTGCTGTACACCGACGGCCTCGTCCAGAGCCGCTCACGTGACGTCGACACCGCCCTCGCACTGCTGCGCGACGTTCTCGCCCGAGCACCCGCGTCGCTCGAAGAGACCTGCGACGAACTGCTGTCCGCACTGCTGCCCAGCCGCCCCGCGGACGACGTCGCCCTCCTGGTGGCACAGACCGGAGCGCTCGACGCCGATCACGTCGCCACCTGGGACCTCCCCAGCGACCCGGCGGTCGTCTCCCAGGCCCGCGTCCACGCATCCGATCAGCTGACGGCCTGGGGTCTGAAGGAGATGGCCTTCACCACCGAGCTCGTGGTCAGCGAACTGGTGACGAACGCCATCCGCTACGGCAAGAGTCCCATCCAACTGCGGATGATCCTCCAATCCGCCCTGACCTGCGAAGTCTCCGACGCCAGCAGCACCGCCCCGCACCTGCGCCGCGCCCGGGTCTTCGACGAGGGCGGCCGCGGCCTGCTCCTCGTCGCCCAGCTCACCGAACACTGGGGCACACGGCACCACCGCGAAGGCAAGGTCATCTGGGCGGAGCAGCTGATTACGGCTTCCCTTTCCGAAGCCTCGTCCGCTCTGGCGTGA
- a CDS encoding helix-turn-helix domain-containing protein, whose protein sequence is MEWLEASTENCPVQRTLDVVGEKWTLLILRDAVNGVRRFDDFHRHIGLSEAVLSDRLRKLISAGVLKTVPYQEPGSRARNEYRLTRKGWDLWPALMALSQWGETYALGPEGPVLDVRHTDCDAPVRVVVECSAEHTALTPGEVTARLGPGARLRS, encoded by the coding sequence ATGGAGTGGCTTGAGGCGAGCACGGAGAACTGCCCCGTCCAGCGCACGCTCGACGTGGTCGGAGAGAAGTGGACGTTGCTGATCCTGCGTGACGCCGTCAACGGAGTCCGCCGCTTCGACGACTTCCACCGCCATATCGGTCTGTCCGAGGCCGTCCTCAGCGACCGCCTCCGGAAGCTGATCTCGGCCGGCGTCCTGAAGACCGTGCCCTACCAGGAGCCGGGCAGCCGCGCCCGCAACGAGTACCGCCTGACCCGCAAGGGCTGGGACCTGTGGCCCGCCCTGATGGCGCTGAGCCAGTGGGGCGAGACGTACGCCCTCGGCCCTGAGGGCCCCGTGCTGGACGTCCGTCACACCGACTGCGACGCCCCGGTCCGCGTCGTCGTCGAGTGCTCCGCGGAGCACACAGCCCTCACTCCCGGGGAAGTCACCGCCCGGCTGGGACCTGGCGCCCGCCTCCGCTCGTGA
- a CDS encoding class I adenylate-forming enzyme family protein, producing MKFASLPDRRAAVDPDGPAVSDGRRSLTNAGLLSRVRAASRHLQDLGIGPGDVVALKLTNRVEFVLLLFAAWRLGAAVTPVNPSMTDVEVTRQLADSGARLLVVEDHAAAAADLATLAVGDLREEAPGRDHAPQQDPSALALLIYTSGTTGVPKGVMLDHANIDAMVEMGRLALELGPSDRCLLILPLFHVNGIVVSVLTPLLAGASVVIAGRRFDPAAFFDLVEQERPTFFSAVPTIYGMLAALPADVRPDTSSLRFGVCGAAPASAELLTRFEARYGFPLVEGYGLSEGTCGSTINPVAGPRRAGTVGLPFPGQEIRIVDAAGAEVAPGLDGEVIVRGPNVMRGYLGRPEETARVVVDGWLHTGDIGRLDAEGYLTLVGRSKDMIIRGGENIYPKEIEDVLTGDPSVLEAAVIGVPDEKWGEVVVAYVQPRPGAAVDPAALEALCARRLTGYKRPTSYVVVEALAKNAVGKIDKGALRTAHASASASASASADA from the coding sequence ATGAAATTCGCTTCTCTGCCGGACCGCCGCGCCGCTGTCGATCCGGACGGTCCCGCGGTCTCGGACGGGCGTCGGTCGCTCACCAACGCCGGGCTGCTGAGCCGCGTCCGGGCTGCATCGCGCCATCTCCAGGACCTCGGCATCGGTCCCGGTGACGTCGTCGCCCTCAAGCTGACGAACCGCGTCGAGTTCGTCCTGCTGCTGTTCGCGGCCTGGCGGCTGGGCGCCGCCGTCACACCGGTCAACCCGAGCATGACCGACGTCGAGGTCACTCGACAGCTCGCCGACTCCGGCGCACGTCTGCTGGTGGTCGAGGACCACGCGGCAGCCGCGGCCGACCTCGCCACACTCGCCGTCGGTGACCTGCGCGAAGAGGCGCCGGGCCGGGACCATGCCCCGCAACAGGACCCGTCCGCACTGGCCCTTCTCATCTACACCAGCGGCACGACCGGAGTGCCCAAGGGCGTGATGCTCGACCACGCCAACATCGACGCCATGGTGGAGATGGGACGCCTGGCCCTGGAGCTGGGGCCGAGCGACCGCTGCCTGCTGATCCTGCCGCTCTTCCATGTCAACGGCATCGTGGTCAGCGTCCTGACGCCGCTGCTGGCCGGCGCCAGCGTCGTCATCGCGGGCCGCCGGTTCGATCCCGCCGCCTTCTTCGACCTGGTCGAGCAGGAGCGCCCCACCTTCTTCAGCGCCGTGCCCACGATCTACGGCATGCTCGCAGCGCTCCCGGCCGACGTCCGGCCCGACACGTCGTCGCTGCGGTTCGGGGTCTGCGGCGCCGCGCCCGCCTCCGCCGAGTTGCTGACCCGGTTCGAGGCGCGGTACGGGTTTCCCCTCGTCGAGGGGTACGGGCTCTCCGAGGGAACCTGCGGCTCCACGATCAACCCCGTCGCGGGACCCCGACGTGCCGGAACCGTGGGGCTTCCCTTCCCGGGACAGGAGATCCGGATCGTCGACGCGGCCGGTGCGGAGGTGGCGCCCGGCCTGGACGGCGAGGTCATCGTGCGCGGCCCCAACGTCATGCGGGGCTACCTCGGCCGTCCCGAGGAGACGGCCCGGGTCGTCGTCGACGGCTGGCTGCACACGGGGGACATCGGCCGCCTCGACGCCGAGGGCTATCTGACCCTGGTCGGACGGTCGAAGGACATGATCATCCGGGGCGGGGAGAACATCTACCCCAAGGAGATCGAGGACGTGCTGACGGGCGACCCGTCCGTCCTCGAGGCCGCTGTGATCGGCGTACCGGACGAGAAGTGGGGCGAGGTGGTCGTCGCCTACGTCCAGCCGCGCCCCGGCGCCGCGGTCGATCCGGCAGCCCTCGAGGCACTCTGCGCGCGCCGCCTGACCGGCTACAAGCGCCCCACCTCGTACGTCGTGGTGGAAGCCCTCGCCAAGAACGCGGTCGGCAAGATCGACAAGGGCGCGTTGCGCACAGCCCACGCCTCTGCCTCTGCCTCTGCCTCTGCCTCTGCCGACGCATGA
- a CDS encoding alpha/beta hydrolase yields MAVIRDIVDSNHKASTEPEGVTYAEVDADGVPALWAIPEGADPDRALLHFHFGGSVTASMHSDRKAAGHIAKAAGARSLVVDFRLAPEHPYPAQLDDAETAYRWLLSQGYEPRNIGSTGHSIGGTLAVMLPLRLLAQGEATPGAIVSVSPWTDLTIQNASVDENEDNDKMLSRGTLELFRGAWLQDPAVDFADPRISLVNADLTGLPPTAVHYGEHETLADDGAQLGRRLADFKVTTEVHPLPEGQHSFVLGAGRVPEVDQAIQQMGAWLRRHLGA; encoded by the coding sequence CTGGCCGTCATCCGCGACATCGTCGACTCCAACCACAAGGCGTCGACCGAGCCGGAAGGCGTCACCTACGCCGAAGTCGACGCCGACGGCGTCCCCGCCCTGTGGGCGATCCCCGAGGGCGCCGACCCCGACCGGGCTCTGCTCCACTTCCACTTCGGCGGATCGGTCACCGCCTCGATGCACTCGGACCGCAAGGCTGCGGGCCATATCGCGAAGGCGGCGGGAGCCCGCTCGCTCGTCGTGGACTTCCGCCTGGCGCCCGAGCACCCCTACCCCGCGCAGCTCGACGACGCCGAGACGGCGTACCGGTGGCTGCTCTCGCAGGGCTACGAGCCGCGGAACATCGGCAGCACGGGCCACTCGATCGGCGGAACCCTCGCGGTGATGCTCCCGCTGCGCCTGCTCGCGCAGGGGGAGGCGACCCCGGGCGCAATCGTCAGCGTCTCGCCGTGGACCGACCTCACCATCCAGAACGCGTCGGTCGACGAGAACGAAGACAACGACAAGATGCTCAGCCGGGGCACCCTCGAGCTGTTCCGGGGAGCCTGGCTGCAGGACCCCGCCGTGGACTTCGCCGACCCGCGGATCAGCCTCGTGAACGCCGACCTGACCGGCCTGCCCCCCACGGCCGTCCACTACGGCGAGCACGAGACCCTCGCCGACGACGGCGCCCAGCTCGGTCGCCGCCTCGCGGACTTCAAGGTCACCACCGAGGTCCACCCGCTGCCCGAAGGGCAGCACTCGTTCGTCCTGGGCGCGGGGCGCGTGCCCGAGGTGGACCAGGCCATCCAGCAGATGGGTGCGTGGCTCCGTCGCCATCTCGGCGCCTGA
- a CDS encoding alpha/beta hydrolase: MTAQQPFTRHDVTFPSGDSDCAGWLYLPTGVASPPVVVLGHGLGATREMRLDAFAERFAQAGIAALAFTYRHFGDSGGHPRQLLSIRRQLADWDAALAYVKARRDVDGARVAVWGSSFGGGHAITVAARHPELRAAVAQCPFTDGLASALALGPVASLRMAPVLARDLAARARGRAPAMVPIAASPGSPALMNAPDALPGYEALQPAGTAFRNEVAARVIPTIAAYRPGRAARKVAVPILFCVSDTDTVTPPGQTLRYARTAPRGEIKRYDAGHFDFYTGDTFETLARDQTEFLTRQLTPSPAPSASTP, from the coding sequence ATGACCGCTCAGCAGCCCTTCACCCGTCACGACGTCACGTTCCCCTCCGGCGACAGCGACTGCGCCGGCTGGCTCTACCTCCCCACGGGCGTCGCCTCGCCGCCGGTCGTCGTCCTCGGGCACGGCCTCGGCGCGACGCGCGAGATGCGCCTGGACGCCTTCGCCGAGCGTTTCGCCCAGGCCGGCATCGCCGCCCTGGCCTTCACCTACCGACACTTCGGCGACAGCGGCGGCCACCCTCGCCAGCTGCTGTCGATCAGGCGTCAGCTCGCCGACTGGGACGCCGCCCTCGCCTACGTCAAGGCCCGCCGCGACGTCGACGGCGCGCGCGTCGCGGTGTGGGGCAGCTCCTTCGGCGGCGGCCACGCCATCACCGTCGCCGCACGCCATCCCGAACTGCGTGCGGCCGTGGCCCAGTGTCCGTTCACCGACGGTCTCGCCTCCGCTCTCGCGCTCGGCCCGGTGGCCTCGCTCAGGATGGCTCCCGTGCTCGCCCGGGATCTGGCGGCCAGGGCGCGCGGCAGGGCGCCCGCGATGGTTCCCATCGCCGCCTCCCCCGGTTCGCCGGCCCTCATGAACGCCCCGGACGCGCTGCCCGGATACGAGGCGTTGCAGCCGGCCGGGACGGCGTTCCGCAACGAGGTGGCGGCCCGGGTCATTCCGACCATCGCCGCCTACCGGCCCGGACGGGCGGCGCGGAAGGTCGCCGTCCCCATCCTGTTCTGCGTCAGCGACACCGACACGGTCACCCCTCCCGGCCAGACCCTCCGCTACGCGCGGACCGCGCCCCGGGGGGAGATCAAGAGGTACGACGCCGGCCACTTCGACTTCTACACCGGCGACACCTTCGAGACCCTGGCGCGCGACCAGACCGAGTTCCTGACCAGGCAGCTCACGCCGTCACCCGCCCCTTCGGCCTCGACTCCTTGA
- a CDS encoding nuclear transport factor 2 family protein: MPGQRNRSQVPLRVPPRRDRRPARPRRGHFPACRGFPEAAYEEKRVVSDGDLVLLHFSGVLAPGAPGLAVFDIFRFQDGRIAEHWDASQDVPETSDNDNTMF, encoded by the coding sequence ATGCCCGGGCAGCGGAACAGGTCCCAGGTCCCGCTTCGAGTCCCTCCTCGTCGAGACCGGCGCCCTGCGCGCCCACGGCGAGGCCACTTTCCCGCTTGCCGAGGCTTCCCGGAGGCCGCGTACGAGGAGAAGCGGGTCGTCTCCGACGGCGATCTGGTGCTCCTGCACTTCAGCGGAGTCCTGGCCCCCGGCGCTCCCGGGCTCGCGGTCTTCGACATCTTCCGTTTCCAGGACGGAAGGATCGCCGAGCACTGGGACGCCTCGCAGGACGTGCCGGAGACCTCCGACAACGACAACACGATGTTCTGA
- a CDS encoding PaaI family thioesterase: protein MGRTRTYQWEDPAILAEAAGRMAGLDFLRALQAGRLPAPPINYSVDFALDEVEPGRAVFSLTPGEEHYNPIGSVHGGIFATLLDSAAGCAVQSTLPQGMAYTSLDLTVKFLRRITVETGTVRAIGTVVNKSRQTALAQAQLVDATGRLLAHATSSCMLFPVPPSQG, encoded by the coding sequence GTGGGACGAACGCGTACGTATCAATGGGAAGATCCCGCGATCCTGGCGGAAGCCGCGGGACGCATGGCAGGCCTCGACTTCCTGCGCGCACTGCAGGCGGGGCGGCTGCCGGCGCCGCCCATCAACTACTCCGTCGACTTCGCCCTGGACGAGGTGGAGCCCGGCAGGGCGGTCTTCTCGCTGACGCCGGGGGAGGAGCACTACAACCCGATCGGCAGTGTGCACGGCGGCATCTTCGCCACCCTGCTCGACTCGGCGGCCGGTTGCGCCGTCCAGTCCACCCTCCCGCAGGGCATGGCGTACACCTCGCTCGACCTGACGGTGAAGTTCCTGCGGCGCATCACCGTGGAGACGGGAACGGTGCGCGCCATCGGCACAGTGGTCAACAAGAGCCGTCAAACCGCCCTCGCTCAGGCGCAGTTGGTCGATGCGACGGGCCGTCTGCTCGCCCACGCCACCAGCAGCTGCATGCTCTTCCCGGTGCCGCCCTCGCAGGGGTGA
- a CDS encoding SDR family oxidoreductase, whose amino-acid sequence MDLSTSTVLVTGANRGFGRALAAELLGRGATVYAGARNPDQVDLPGAKPIALDITDPASVAAAAEATGDVTVLINNAGSATGADLLAADLNDIRLEMDTHYFGTLSVVRSFAPQIAAGGGGTILNVLSGLSWVSFPELGAYCAAKSAEWSLTNALRVQLADQGIRVAGLHVGYMDTDMVRAVDAPKSDPADIARIAVDGIAAGAYEILADNAARQAQAALSGGVSALYPQLP is encoded by the coding sequence ATGGACCTCTCCACCAGCACCGTCCTCGTCACCGGAGCCAACCGGGGCTTCGGCCGGGCTCTCGCCGCCGAACTGCTCGGCCGCGGCGCCACCGTCTACGCGGGCGCCCGCAACCCCGACCAGGTCGACCTGCCCGGCGCCAAGCCGATCGCGCTCGACATCACCGACCCCGCCTCCGTCGCGGCCGCCGCCGAGGCCACGGGCGATGTGACCGTGCTGATCAACAACGCGGGGTCGGCCACCGGCGCCGACCTGCTCGCGGCCGACCTGAACGACATCCGGCTCGAGATGGACACCCACTACTTCGGCACCCTGTCGGTGGTCCGGAGCTTCGCGCCTCAGATCGCGGCGGGCGGCGGCGGGACGATTCTGAACGTCCTGTCCGGCCTGTCCTGGGTCAGCTTCCCGGAGCTCGGCGCCTACTGCGCCGCCAAGTCCGCGGAGTGGTCGCTCACCAACGCACTGCGCGTGCAACTCGCCGACCAGGGCATCCGCGTGGCCGGGCTGCACGTCGGCTACATGGACACCGACATGGTCCGGGCAGTCGACGCGCCCAAGTCCGACCCGGCCGACATCGCCCGCATCGCCGTGGACGGCATCGCCGCCGGCGCCTACGAGATCCTCGCGGACAACGCCGCCCGCCAGGCGCAGGCCGCGCTCTCCGGGGGCGTCTCCGCGCTCTACCCGCAGCTGCCCTGA